A stretch of the Streptomyces sp. NBC_01428 genome encodes the following:
- a CDS encoding RNA polymerase sigma factor yields MGQGGEPRRARPYDAELGVAVARAQEGDEAAFAVAYRTVQPGLLGYLRGIVGDDAEDVASEAWLEIARDLGRFRGDGAGFRGWTATIARHRALDHLRRLKARPRGTPIEQDVLELPGGHSTHDEALETLSTEYALELVAGLPRDQAEAVLLRVVVGLDGPAAARVLGKRPGAVRTSAHRGLKRLARLLAAEGVTDEAPPTLGDAG; encoded by the coding sequence TTGGGCCAGGGAGGGGAACCCCGCCGCGCGCGGCCGTACGACGCGGAACTGGGCGTGGCCGTCGCGCGGGCGCAGGAGGGTGACGAGGCCGCCTTCGCCGTCGCGTACCGGACCGTGCAGCCCGGACTGCTCGGATACCTGCGCGGGATCGTCGGGGACGACGCGGAGGACGTGGCGTCCGAGGCCTGGCTGGAGATCGCCCGGGACCTGGGGCGGTTCCGCGGTGACGGCGCCGGGTTCCGCGGCTGGACCGCGACCATCGCGCGGCACCGCGCGCTGGACCATCTGCGACGGCTGAAGGCACGGCCCCGGGGCACGCCCATCGAGCAGGACGTGCTGGAACTGCCCGGCGGACACAGCACGCATGACGAGGCGTTGGAGACGCTGTCCACGGAGTACGCGCTGGAACTGGTCGCGGGGCTGCCGCGCGACCAGGCCGAGGCGGTCCTGCTGCGCGTCGTCGTCGGCCTCGACGGACCGGCCGCGGCGCGGGTGCTCGGCAAACGCCCGGGCGCGGTGCGCACCTCCGCCCACCGGGGTCTGAAGCGGCTCGCGCGCCTGCTCGCGGCCGAGGGTGTGACGGACGAGGCGCCCCCGACGCTGGGGGATGCGGGATGA